Proteins from one Planctomyces sp. SH-PL62 genomic window:
- a CDS encoding lactate racemase domain-containing protein, translating to MNTPTIARVRRTFDQPELPDPADAAARAVVASGLVARVPAGGQVAITVGSRGIAGLPEIVRAVATAVRSVGFHPFVVAAMGSHGGGTAEGQRALLAELGVTERSVGCPVRCEMDTVVLGTNAFGLPIHFDRNAFDADGVILLNRVKPHTSFTGSYESGLLKMLAVGLGKREGAAQVHKLGLPGLIRLLPEVGAFLLKRTPVALGLAIIENAADRVARIVAVEPEEILEVEPALLTEARALMPGLPFPELDVLIVGELGKNYSGTGMDPNVIGRLRVETMRDHPAPVVTRLAVLDVSEESRGNALGIGFADLTTERLVRAIDPTPMRVNSFTSNFLARARVPLALPTDRDVIAACLDTCWRIDPAEAKLALIPNTLELTTLWVTSPLAGEVEAHPGLAFDSDYLPIPFDDQGNIVQEDLFPESLRARRGR from the coding sequence ATGAACACGCCCACCATCGCCAGGGTCCGACGGACCTTCGACCAGCCCGAGCTCCCCGACCCGGCCGACGCCGCGGCTCGCGCCGTGGTGGCCAGCGGCCTCGTCGCCCGGGTGCCGGCCGGCGGCCAGGTCGCGATCACGGTCGGCAGTCGGGGGATCGCCGGGTTGCCCGAGATCGTCCGGGCCGTCGCGACGGCCGTGCGCTCGGTCGGCTTCCACCCCTTCGTCGTCGCGGCGATGGGGAGCCACGGCGGCGGGACAGCCGAAGGTCAGCGGGCGCTCCTGGCCGAGCTGGGCGTCACCGAACGAAGCGTCGGCTGCCCCGTCCGCTGCGAGATGGACACCGTCGTCCTGGGGACCAACGCCTTCGGCCTGCCGATCCACTTCGACCGCAACGCGTTCGACGCTGACGGCGTCATCCTCCTGAACCGCGTCAAGCCCCACACCTCGTTCACGGGCTCGTATGAGAGCGGCCTGCTGAAGATGCTGGCCGTCGGCCTGGGCAAGCGCGAGGGGGCTGCGCAGGTCCACAAGCTGGGCCTCCCCGGCCTGATCAGGCTGCTCCCGGAAGTTGGCGCGTTCCTCCTGAAGCGAACGCCCGTCGCGCTCGGGCTGGCGATCATCGAGAACGCCGCCGATCGCGTCGCTCGGATCGTCGCGGTCGAGCCCGAGGAGATCCTGGAGGTCGAGCCCGCCCTGCTTACGGAGGCCCGCGCCTTGATGCCGGGGCTGCCGTTCCCGGAGCTGGACGTGCTGATCGTCGGCGAGCTGGGGAAGAATTACAGCGGCACCGGGATGGACCCGAACGTCATCGGCCGCCTCCGCGTCGAAACCATGCGCGACCACCCCGCGCCGGTCGTCACCCGCCTGGCCGTGCTCGACGTCTCCGAGGAATCGCGCGGCAATGCGCTGGGGATCGGGTTCGCGGACCTGACCACGGAGCGGCTGGTGCGGGCGATCGACCCGACGCCGATGCGCGTGAACAGCTTCACCAGCAACTTCCTGGCCCGCGCCCGAGTCCCGCTGGCCCTGCCGACCGACCGCGACGTGATCGCCGCCTGCCTGGACACCTGCTGGCGGATCGACCCGGCCGAGGCGAAGCTCGCCTTGATTCCCAACACCCTCGAACTCACCACGCTCTGGGTCACGAGTCCGCTCGCCGGGGAAGTCGAGGCCCATCCCGGGCTGGCCTTCGACTCCGACTATCTTCCAATCCCGTTCGACGACCAGGGGAACATCGTTCAGGAAGACCTGTTCCCCGAGAGCCTCCGCGCCCGCCGGGGCCGGTGA
- a CDS encoding SGNH/GDSL hydrolase family protein — protein MVLLGMAWGACELAAWPLFRLATGQRFSWSALQDERRERANRPDGIGGAVFSQVHPFVGYVRDPRPDSGVVRQSDGRTMPVSNFGYVDDKDPIHKREPGKLIVGIFGGSVASYFGVNGVSRLEQALRRSPEFADKKFVFVNAALGGYKQPQQLTTLAYLTALGAEFDLVVNIDGFNEVALHELENAGHHVFPAFPRSWHARVGMNDPRLGSARAELNNLEDRRITWSRWASTSPWRWSIVANLVWKLQDRRLEWSSYSITKGHQELKDQAGPYVATGPLREFGGRDELFEHMVSIWSNSSLAIHALCRQNGTRYVHFLQPNQYVADSKPMDAAELRVAFNADHPYRRGVEAGYPLLLREGQALRERGVAFHDLTGIFRDHPESLYIDDCCHYNQAGLEIMAEAVARAILDDPTPTP, from the coding sequence ATGGTGCTGCTCGGCATGGCCTGGGGGGCCTGCGAACTGGCGGCCTGGCCGTTGTTCCGGCTCGCGACCGGCCAGCGGTTCTCCTGGTCCGCCCTCCAGGACGAGCGCCGGGAGCGGGCGAACCGGCCCGACGGAATCGGCGGCGCGGTCTTCTCGCAGGTCCACCCCTTCGTCGGCTACGTCCGCGATCCCCGGCCCGACAGCGGGGTCGTGCGCCAGAGCGACGGCCGGACCATGCCGGTCTCGAACTTCGGCTACGTGGACGACAAGGACCCGATCCACAAGCGCGAGCCCGGCAAGCTGATCGTCGGGATCTTCGGCGGCTCGGTCGCCTCGTACTTCGGGGTCAACGGCGTGAGCCGGCTGGAGCAGGCGCTCCGACGCTCGCCGGAATTCGCCGACAAGAAATTCGTGTTCGTCAACGCCGCGCTCGGCGGTTACAAGCAGCCCCAGCAGCTGACCACGCTGGCCTACCTGACGGCCCTTGGGGCCGAGTTCGACCTCGTCGTCAATATCGACGGCTTCAACGAGGTGGCGCTCCACGAGCTGGAGAACGCCGGGCACCACGTCTTCCCGGCCTTCCCTCGAAGCTGGCACGCGCGGGTCGGCATGAACGACCCGAGGCTCGGCTCGGCGCGGGCCGAGTTGAACAACCTGGAGGATCGTCGCATCACCTGGTCGCGGTGGGCCTCGACCTCGCCCTGGCGGTGGTCGATCGTCGCGAATCTCGTCTGGAAGTTGCAGGACCGCCGCCTGGAATGGTCGTCGTACTCGATCACCAAGGGGCATCAGGAACTGAAGGATCAGGCCGGTCCGTACGTCGCCACCGGCCCCTTGCGCGAGTTCGGCGGGCGGGACGAGCTGTTCGAGCACATGGTCTCGATCTGGTCCAACAGCTCCCTGGCGATCCACGCCCTCTGTCGCCAGAACGGCACGCGGTACGTCCATTTCCTGCAGCCCAACCAGTACGTCGCCGACTCCAAGCCGATGGACGCCGCCGAGCTTCGCGTGGCCTTCAACGCCGACCACCCGTATCGCCGGGGCGTCGAGGCGGGCTATCCGCTCCTGCTCCGCGAGGGCCAAGCCCTCCGCGAACGCGGCGTGGCCTTCCACGACCTCACCGGGATCTTCCGCGACCATCCCGAGTCGCTCTACATCGACGACTGCTGCCACTACAACCAGGCGGGCCTGGAGATCATGGCCGAAGCCGTCGCCCGCGCGATCCTCGACGACCCGACGCCCACGCCCTGA
- a CDS encoding Gfo/Idh/MocA family protein, protein MQRRDANTRRGFLKTAAAASTAVTILARNPETEAAASALAKAGPNDKVRIATIGMGIIGFIDTDCALQAPGVELVAAADLYEGRRTRVKEKYGDHVSTHVDYREILDRKDVDAVLLCVPDHWHAQMSVDAMKAGKAVYCEKPMVQSLAEGPDVIKVQQETKAVFQVGSQFASSIVFEKLHEMIAAGAIGKLNVVEARYNRNSSLGAWQYTLPLDASPATVDWDRFLGKAPKRPFDATRFFRWRNYQDYGTAVAGDLFVHLLTAIHRATDSQGPNKVAAMGGLRYWDDGRDVYDVILSLLDYPAVEAHPAFTVSLQCDFEDGGGDATSFRFVGDEGVISTDLASLKLERTGISWPTPEQELKGYNSVQTFSKAQQDAIAAKLASEPRKGRKPAPYEGAQSFQPPAGYDPRLDHFVKFFTSVRQGEPVYEDAVFGYRAAAPALLCNTSLYESKLIGWDPIKMQVTA, encoded by the coding sequence ATGCAGCGTCGTGATGCGAATACGCGCCGAGGGTTCCTGAAGACGGCGGCGGCGGCCTCGACGGCCGTGACGATCCTGGCCCGCAACCCGGAGACCGAGGCGGCCGCCTCGGCGCTCGCCAAGGCCGGTCCCAACGACAAGGTGCGGATCGCGACGATCGGCATGGGGATCATCGGCTTCATCGACACCGACTGCGCGCTGCAGGCGCCGGGCGTCGAGCTGGTCGCCGCGGCCGACCTCTACGAAGGCCGTCGGACGCGGGTCAAGGAAAAGTACGGCGACCACGTCTCGACCCACGTCGACTATCGCGAGATCCTCGACCGCAAGGACGTCGACGCGGTCTTGCTCTGCGTCCCCGACCACTGGCACGCCCAGATGTCGGTCGACGCTATGAAGGCCGGCAAGGCCGTCTACTGCGAGAAGCCGATGGTCCAGTCGCTGGCCGAGGGGCCGGACGTCATCAAGGTCCAGCAGGAGACCAAGGCCGTCTTCCAGGTCGGCAGCCAGTTCGCCAGCTCGATCGTCTTCGAGAAGCTCCACGAGATGATCGCCGCCGGCGCGATCGGCAAGCTGAACGTGGTCGAGGCCCGATACAACCGCAACTCCTCGCTCGGAGCCTGGCAGTACACCCTGCCGCTGGACGCCTCGCCCGCGACCGTCGACTGGGATCGGTTCCTGGGCAAGGCCCCCAAGCGGCCGTTCGACGCCACCCGCTTCTTCCGCTGGCGGAACTACCAGGACTACGGCACGGCCGTCGCCGGCGACCTGTTCGTCCACCTGCTGACCGCCATCCACCGCGCCACCGACTCGCAGGGCCCCAACAAGGTCGCCGCGATGGGCGGGCTCCGCTACTGGGACGACGGCCGCGACGTCTACGACGTCATCCTCAGCCTGCTCGACTATCCGGCCGTCGAGGCCCATCCCGCCTTCACCGTCTCGCTCCAGTGCGACTTCGAAGACGGCGGCGGAGACGCCACCTCGTTCCGGTTCGTGGGCGACGAAGGCGTGATCTCCACCGACCTCGCCTCGCTCAAGCTGGAGCGTACCGGCATCTCCTGGCCGACCCCGGAACAGGAGCTCAAGGGGTATAACTCCGTCCAGACCTTCTCCAAGGCTCAGCAGGACGCGATCGCCGCCAAGCTCGCCTCCGAGCCGAGGAAGGGTCGCAAGCCGGCCCCCTACGAAGGGGCCCAGAGCTTCCAGCCCCCGGCGGGGTACGACCCCCGCCTCGACCACTTCGTCAAGTTCTTCACCTCGGTCCGCCAGGGCGAGCCGGTCTACGAGGACGCCGTCTTCGGCTACCGCGCCGCCGCCCCGGCCCTCCTCTGCAACACCAGCCTCTATGAGAGCAAGCTCATCGGCTGGGACCCGATCAAGATGCAGGTCACGGCCTGA